A window of the Thalassospira indica genome harbors these coding sequences:
- a CDS encoding branched-chain amino acid ABC transporter permease encodes MAGFSLRPCGDFRTTYRQDTRIFDTTYIRNAAILGIFAVAMIPFVLDGYYVNLFIQISYFAIAALGLNILVGFTGQISLGHAAFFGFGAFASAWINNTTGIPVLLSIPLAGLMTAAVGMLFGLPAARIKGLYLAIATLAAQFILEDFFARAEWFTGGSYGAAANPVNVFGYEIYDDFSFFYVCLFFLVVMYLLGTNLMRTRDGRAFVAVRDHYLSAEIMGINLTKYRLMSFAISSFYAGVGGAMYGHYLGFVSAEGFTILLSIQFLGMIIIGGLGSVKGTLMGTVFMVLLPEVMESGVSALSVFEWASSTAVTDGLAYIKEMAIGLAIILFLIFEPDGLAHRWQQIRAYWKLYPFSY; translated from the coding sequence ATGGCTGGATTTTCGCTACGTCCTTGCGGTGACTTCCGTACGACTTATCGTCAGGATACCCGCATCTTTGATACGACCTATATCCGCAATGCCGCGATCCTTGGCATCTTTGCCGTTGCCATGATCCCGTTTGTTCTGGATGGCTATTACGTCAACCTGTTCATTCAGATCTCGTATTTCGCGATTGCCGCCCTTGGTCTGAACATTCTGGTGGGCTTTACCGGGCAGATTTCGCTGGGCCATGCCGCGTTCTTTGGTTTTGGCGCCTTTGCCTCGGCCTGGATCAACAATACAACCGGCATTCCGGTCTTGCTGTCGATCCCGTTGGCCGGTTTGATGACAGCGGCTGTCGGTATGCTGTTTGGTTTGCCAGCGGCCCGCATCAAGGGGCTTTATCTGGCGATTGCCACATTGGCCGCGCAGTTCATTCTTGAAGATTTCTTTGCCCGTGCAGAATGGTTTACCGGCGGTTCTTACGGTGCGGCAGCCAACCCGGTGAATGTGTTTGGTTATGAAATCTATGATGATTTCAGTTTCTTTTATGTGTGCCTGTTCTTCCTGGTGGTGATGTATCTGCTGGGCACGAACCTGATGCGGACCCGTGATGGCCGTGCCTTTGTCGCGGTGCGTGACCATTACCTTTCGGCTGAAATCATGGGGATCAACCTCACGAAATATCGCCTGATGAGCTTTGCAATTTCGTCTTTCTATGCCGGTGTCGGCGGGGCGATGTATGGCCACTATCTTGGCTTTGTCTCGGCCGAGGGCTTTACCATTCTGCTGTCGATCCAGTTCCTGGGCATGATCATTATTGGTGGTCTGGGCTCGGTCAAAGGGACGTTGATGGGCACGGTATTCATGGTGCTTCTGCCCGAAGTCATGGAAAGCGGTGTCAGCGCGCTGAGCGTATTCGAATGGGCCAGTTCAACGGCTGTGACCGACGGGCTGGCTTACATCAAGGAGATGGCAATTGGTCTGGCCATCATCCTTTTCCTGATCTTTGAGCCGGATGGGCTTGCCCATCGCTGGCAACAGATCAGGGCGTACTGGAAGCTTTATCCCTTCTCGTACTGA
- a CDS encoding ABC transporter ATP-binding protein, translated as MTSQSPILQISDVSLVFGGVRALSDVSFSVQPGELFSIIGPNGAGKTSMLNCVSGRYTPTMGTVSFKGQDVTGLKPNDRAELGIGRTFQNLALFGHMNVLDNIMVGRHHLLKNNFLNGPLYWLGGAQKEELEHRRFCEDVIDFLEISHIRKATAGTLSYGLRKRVELARAVALRPDLILLDEPMAGMNLEEKEDMARFIIDLNEEWGMTVVMIEHDMGVVMDISNRVMVLDFGRKIAEGLPDEVMANKHVKKAYLGEEDDETDEDEQVA; from the coding sequence ATGACGTCACAGAGTCCTATTCTACAGATTAGCGACGTGTCGCTTGTGTTTGGCGGTGTACGTGCGCTGAGTGATGTCAGCTTTTCCGTTCAGCCGGGCGAGCTTTTTTCGATTATCGGCCCGAACGGTGCCGGCAAGACATCCATGTTGAACTGCGTATCGGGGCGTTACACCCCGACCATGGGAACGGTGTCCTTCAAGGGGCAGGATGTTACCGGGCTCAAGCCCAATGACCGTGCGGAACTCGGTATTGGTCGCACCTTCCAGAACCTTGCGCTTTTCGGGCACATGAATGTGCTTGATAACATCATGGTGGGTCGTCACCACCTGCTGAAGAACAACTTCCTCAATGGGCCGCTTTACTGGCTTGGCGGGGCGCAGAAGGAAGAGCTGGAACATCGTCGCTTCTGCGAAGACGTTATTGATTTTCTTGAAATTTCCCACATCCGCAAGGCAACGGCCGGCACGCTTTCCTATGGGTTGCGCAAACGCGTTGAGCTGGCGCGTGCTGTGGCGCTGCGCCCGGATCTGATCCTGCTCGATGAGCCGATGGCGGGCATGAACCTCGAAGAAAAAGAGGACATGGCGCGCTTTATCATCGACCTCAATGAAGAGTGGGGCATGACCGTTGTCATGATCGAACATGACATGGGCGTGGTGATGGATATCTCCAACCGGGTGATGGTTCTTGATTTCGGTCGCAAGATTGCCGAAGGCCTGCCCGATGAAGTGATGGCCAACAAGCATGTGAAGAAAGCCTATCTCGGCGAAGAAGACGACGAAACGGACGAAGACGAGCAGGTGGCCTGA
- a CDS encoding branched-chain amino acid ABC transporter permease, giving the protein MNFELLFQLLLNGLIVGTLYGVVAMCFVLIYKSTQIVNFAQGEFLLIGAWVCYAFLVEMSMPFWLGFLFTLLFMMAFGIVLQMVVLRPMIGEPIISVIMVTIGLSIFFQAATKWIFGATTATYPQVFETRSVNLLGMQIETAYIMSFVISLFIMAGFYWFFKYSKLGLAMRATAFDQQVAQSLGISVKTVFAMSWAISALVSGVAGIVIGMVNGVSSALSVIGIKVFPAVILGGLDSIVGAIVGGVIIGLLENTAEFVDGQYLHWGNLFSIAPFYVLIIILCIKPYGLFGTKDIERI; this is encoded by the coding sequence ATGAATTTCGAACTTCTGTTCCAGCTTCTGCTGAACGGTTTGATTGTCGGGACACTTTATGGCGTTGTGGCCATGTGTTTTGTTCTGATCTACAAATCGACCCAGATTGTCAACTTTGCCCAGGGTGAGTTCCTGCTGATCGGGGCATGGGTATGTTACGCATTCCTTGTCGAAATGAGTATGCCCTTCTGGCTGGGCTTCCTGTTTACATTGCTGTTTATGATGGCGTTTGGCATCGTCCTGCAGATGGTTGTTTTGCGCCCGATGATTGGCGAACCGATCATTTCGGTCATTATGGTGACCATCGGGCTTTCGATCTTTTTCCAGGCAGCGACCAAATGGATCTTCGGGGCGACGACCGCGACCTATCCGCAGGTGTTTGAAACCAGATCGGTCAACCTTTTGGGGATGCAGATCGAGACGGCCTATATCATGAGCTTTGTGATCTCGTTGTTCATCATGGCCGGGTTCTATTGGTTCTTTAAATATTCCAAGCTTGGCCTGGCCATGCGTGCGACCGCCTTTGATCAGCAGGTTGCCCAAAGCCTTGGTATTTCTGTCAAAACTGTGTTTGCGATGTCCTGGGCGATCTCGGCCCTTGTATCGGGTGTCGCCGGGATCGTTATCGGTATGGTCAATGGTGTGTCTTCGGCCCTTTCAGTCATCGGGATCAAGGTGTTCCCGGCGGTGATCCTGGGCGGGCTTGATTCGATTGTTGGCGCAATCGTCGGCGGCGTGATCATCGGTCTTCTGGAAAACACCGCAGAGTTTGTCGATGGCCAGTATCTGCACTGGGGCAACCTGTTCTCGATCGCGCCATTCTATGTGCTGATCATTATTCTGTGCATCAAGCCGTACGGCCTGTTTGGCACCAAAGACATCGAACGTATCTAG
- a CDS encoding long-chain fatty acid--CoA ligase: protein MSSNIPEYADTKSLDTFPKVLAYNARNWPKEVAMREKEFGIWQEFTWQDYNDRVKWMTLGMRALGLGQGDVVGIIGENRPEWVWAEIAAHALRGMSVGLYQDSLHEEVAYLITYSGARILIAEDEEQCDKLIELGDDIPTVEHIVYCDPRGMRKYDDPRLMDVEKLYELGRTFEEQNAGSYDQMVADTRGDECAILCTTSGTTSKPKMAMLNSGDFLDHCAAYLRADPKYPGDNYVSVLPLPWIMEQVYVVGQSLISRQIVNFVEEQETMMADLREIGPNFVLLAPRVWETIAADVRARMMDSTPFKQKMFDFGMALARTAMDSGGHSKMADVILMNALKDRLGFSNLRSAATGGAAIGPETFKFFHAMGVPLRQLYGQTELCGAYTIHQPEDIDFDTVGVAFDNSEIKVINTDENGVGEIVARTSGMFTGYYKNQDAYDEDVRDGWMHTGDAGYFKDENKHLVVIDRMKDLAETSTGVRYSPQFIENKLKFSPFIAEAVILGKDLPFLSTMICIRYSIMAKWAEQRGIAFTNYTNLSAQPQVYEMITEEIREVNKTLPEAQRIKRFLLLYKELDADDGELTRTRKVRRGVVAEKYADIIDAVYAGNDKVDIDTMITFQDGSKTRIQTSVKVVDLEDNKAAETAPKAAE from the coding sequence ATGAGCAGCAATATCCCGGAATATGCCGACACCAAGTCGCTGGATACTTTCCCGAAAGTGCTGGCCTATAACGCGCGCAACTGGCCCAAAGAAGTCGCCATGCGCGAAAAGGAATTCGGCATCTGGCAGGAGTTCACCTGGCAGGATTATAACGACCGCGTCAAATGGATGACACTTGGCATGCGCGCCCTTGGCCTTGGTCAGGGTGATGTTGTCGGCATCATCGGTGAAAACCGCCCGGAATGGGTCTGGGCAGAAATCGCCGCCCACGCGCTGCGCGGTATGTCGGTTGGTCTGTATCAGGACAGCCTGCACGAAGAAGTCGCCTATCTGATTACCTATTCAGGGGCGCGGATCCTGATCGCCGAAGACGAAGAACAGTGCGACAAGCTTATTGAGCTTGGCGATGATATCCCGACCGTCGAGCACATTGTTTATTGTGACCCGCGCGGGATGCGCAAATATGACGATCCGCGTCTGATGGATGTCGAAAAGCTTTATGAGCTTGGCCGCACGTTCGAGGAACAGAACGCGGGTTCCTATGACCAGATGGTCGCCGATACCCGTGGCGATGAATGTGCCATTCTCTGCACCACGTCGGGTACGACGTCGAAGCCGAAAATGGCGATGCTCAATTCCGGTGATTTTCTTGATCACTGCGCAGCGTACCTTCGGGCTGACCCGAAATACCCGGGCGATAATTATGTCTCGGTCCTGCCGCTGCCATGGATCATGGAGCAGGTCTATGTCGTGGGTCAGTCGCTGATCAGCCGTCAAATCGTTAATTTCGTCGAAGAGCAGGAAACCATGATGGCCGACCTGCGCGAAATTGGTCCGAACTTTGTTCTGTTGGCCCCGCGCGTTTGGGAAACCATTGCGGCTGATGTTCGGGCACGGATGATGGACTCAACGCCCTTCAAACAAAAGATGTTTGATTTCGGCATGGCATTGGCGCGTACCGCGATGGACAGCGGCGGTCATTCGAAAATGGCCGACGTGATCCTGATGAATGCGCTGAAAGACCGGCTTGGTTTTTCCAATTTGCGATCGGCTGCCACCGGTGGTGCCGCAATCGGCCCGGAAACCTTCAAGTTCTTCCACGCGATGGGGGTTCCGCTGCGCCAGCTTTATGGTCAGACCGAGCTGTGTGGTGCCTATACCATCCATCAGCCCGAAGACATTGATTTCGATACGGTCGGTGTTGCGTTCGATAATTCCGAGATCAAGGTGATCAACACCGATGAAAATGGCGTCGGCGAAATCGTTGCGCGCACATCGGGCATGTTCACCGGGTACTACAAAAACCAGGACGCCTATGACGAGGATGTCCGGGATGGCTGGATGCATACCGGCGATGCCGGCTACTTCAAGGACGAGAACAAGCACCTTGTGGTGATCGACCGTATGAAGGATCTGGCGGAAACATCCACCGGGGTGCGCTATTCGCCGCAGTTTATTGAAAATAAACTGAAATTCTCGCCCTTCATTGCCGAGGCCGTGATCCTTGGCAAGGATCTGCCGTTCCTGTCGACCATGATCTGTATTCGTTATTCGATCATGGCGAAATGGGCCGAGCAGCGCGGGATTGCCTTTACCAACTATACCAACCTGTCAGCGCAGCCGCAGGTCTATGAGATGATCACCGAGGAAATCCGCGAAGTGAACAAGACGCTTCCGGAAGCCCAGCGGATCAAGCGTTTCTTGTTGCTGTACAAGGAACTTGATGCGGATGACGGCGAACTGACCCGGACGCGCAAAGTGCGTCGCGGTGTGGTCGCCGAAAAATATGCCGATATTATTGATGCGGTTTATGCCGGCAATGACAAGGTTGATATCGACACCATGATCACTTTCCAGGACGGGTCGAAAACCCGCATCCAGACGAGTGTGAAAGTCGTCGATCTTGAAGATAACAAGGCCGCAGAGACGGCCCCCAAAGCCGCCGAATAA
- a CDS encoding ABC transporter substrate-binding protein: MKRLIAATAMVATGLSFSAAQADDDMVFVGHLMDITGATGFIGKFYADGVRDALSYVNVNGGIDGTVLDSESVDYAYKVPQAIANYKKWRSRNDMIAMQGWGTGDTEALISFVAKDKVPVYSASYSGHLTDPTAKNPKTAKPAPYNFFYGASYSDACRAMVQWAAEDWKESGGSGKPVFSHIGDNHPYPNAPKEACAEYANELGFEVTAPVVVSMKPGDFKAQCLTLKEAGTNYGYLGNLGPSVVSLVKSCDTVGATPKWLANIWAGDYETLKTIGDVENYVFPAMTSFWTDEGVPGMELVREISKMSDSSGEQFRTHHYIRGICSVYYMKEAMEWAKANGGLTGENIKAGMYARQDWVPAGLEGVCMEANWTAEDHRGINTVNIYNGSAKGGDFTVTKVNTVTLPRRDDWLGY; this comes from the coding sequence ATGAAAAGATTGATTGCTGCGACCGCGATGGTCGCAACGGGGCTGTCGTTTTCGGCAGCGCAAGCAGATGACGACATGGTCTTTGTCGGCCATCTGATGGACATCACCGGTGCCACCGGCTTTATCGGCAAGTTCTATGCTGATGGTGTGCGTGATGCCCTGTCTTATGTGAACGTCAATGGCGGTATCGATGGCACGGTTCTGGATTCTGAGTCGGTTGACTATGCCTATAAGGTTCCGCAGGCGATTGCGAACTACAAGAAATGGCGTTCGCGCAATGACATGATTGCAATGCAGGGCTGGGGCACGGGTGATACCGAAGCCCTGATCAGCTTTGTTGCCAAGGACAAGGTGCCGGTCTATTCCGCATCCTATTCCGGGCACCTGACCGACCCGACCGCAAAGAACCCGAAAACCGCCAAACCGGCGCCTTATAACTTCTTCTATGGCGCATCCTATTCCGACGCCTGCCGTGCGATGGTTCAGTGGGCAGCCGAAGACTGGAAAGAGTCCGGTGGTTCGGGCAAGCCGGTCTTCTCGCATATCGGTGACAACCACCCGTATCCGAACGCCCCGAAAGAAGCGTGTGCGGAATATGCCAACGAGCTTGGCTTTGAAGTAACCGCACCGGTGGTTGTTTCGATGAAGCCGGGTGATTTCAAGGCACAGTGCCTGACCCTGAAAGAAGCCGGGACCAACTATGGGTATCTTGGCAACCTCGGTCCGTCGGTTGTGTCGCTGGTGAAATCCTGTGACACGGTTGGTGCGACCCCGAAATGGCTCGCCAATATCTGGGCGGGCGACTACGAGACGCTTAAAACCATCGGCGATGTTGAAAACTATGTCTTCCCGGCCATGACCAGCTTCTGGACCGACGAAGGTGTCCCGGGCATGGAACTGGTGCGTGAAATTTCGAAGATGTCGGACAGCTCGGGCGAGCAGTTCCGCACCCATCACTACATCCGTGGCATTTGCTCGGTCTATTACATGAAAGAAGCCATGGAATGGGCCAAGGCCAATGGCGGTCTGACCGGCGAGAACATCAAGGCTGGCATGTATGCCCGTCAGGATTGGGTGCCGGCAGGACTTGAAGGTGTGTGCATGGAAGCGAACTGGACCGCCGAGGACCATCGCGGCATCAACACCGTCAACATCTATAACGGCAGCGCCAAAGGTGGCGACTTTACGGTGACCAAGGTCAATACCGTGACCCTGCCGCGTCGTGACGACTGGCTCGGTTACTAA